A genomic segment from candidate division WOR-3 bacterium encodes:
- a CDS encoding PHP domain-containing protein, with protein sequence MSQLRQPPVESSGLVDLHAHTIFSDGLFTPEALVAEAARLKLTAVAITDHDSVGGVDRAIAAGRQHQLEVVPGVELSCNTNGVDVHVLAYYVDYTQPGVQEFFEMVRQKRAERSEKMVTKMKELGVNISVEQVRAQAQGAATGRPHVAQALVEAGAVRTIEEAFQRYIGYDGPAYFPKMQLTPKEAVDFVHRHGGLAVVAHPGTYHNDAAVYSTIAAGADGIEVWHPDHAPRNVDHYRELATKNGLLMTGGSDCHGGRKLGKVYLGSVTVPYSCLQAVKNLRDKLARG encoded by the coding sequence ATGAGCCAACTCCGGCAACCACCAGTGGAGAGTAGTGGTCTCGTTGATCTCCATGCCCATACCATCTTCTCCGACGGGCTGTTCACGCCCGAGGCACTGGTCGCGGAAGCAGCGCGGCTGAAGCTGACCGCCGTGGCCATCACCGATCACGACTCGGTTGGGGGCGTTGACCGCGCCATCGCCGCGGGCAGGCAGCACCAGCTGGAAGTCGTGCCCGGTGTTGAACTGAGCTGCAATACCAACGGCGTCGACGTCCACGTACTGGCATACTACGTTGACTACACGCAACCGGGTGTGCAGGAGTTCTTCGAGATGGTTCGGCAGAAACGGGCGGAGCGGTCGGAGAAGATGGTCACGAAGATGAAGGAGCTCGGGGTCAATATCTCCGTCGAACAGGTGCGCGCGCAGGCACAGGGAGCGGCGACCGGACGGCCGCACGTGGCGCAGGCCTTGGTCGAAGCCGGCGCGGTTCGGACCATCGAGGAGGCATTCCAGCGCTACATCGGGTACGATGGCCCGGCCTACTTCCCCAAGATGCAGCTGACGCCCAAAGAGGCAGTGGACTTCGTGCATCGCCATGGGGGCCTGGCCGTGGTAGCCCATCCCGGGACGTATCACAACGACGCCGCTGTCTACTCGACGATTGCGGCCGGAGCAGACGGCATCGAGGTCTGGCACCCGGACCACGCCCCCCGGAACGTCGACCACTACCGCGAGCTGGCGACCAAGAACGGGTTGCTGATGACCGGCGGCTCGGACTGCCACGGCGGACGGAAGCTGGGCAAGGTCTACCTTGGTTCGGTTACGGTTCCCTATTCCTGCCTGCAGGCGGTCAAGAACCTGCGCGACAAACTCGCCAGAGGTTAG
- a CDS encoding transposase: MSRIARVVAVGLPHHVTQRGNNRSQVFFDDDDRRFYLWTLAQYRRKYGVDIWGYCLMDNHVHALAVPHEPESLARCFAGTNLVYTQHVNRKQHRSGRLWQNRFYSCPVSKDEYLWPVLRYIDRNPVRTQTERLAWDYRWSSARHHVTGEADPLLNEPDWLSEELQQRKYRSYLRDEPEETAEEIRRTTMTGRPLGGNAFLSTLESRLDRVLGVQKRGRPRKDDGK; the protein is encoded by the coding sequence ATGTCCAGGATAGCTCGAGTTGTGGCGGTGGGATTGCCGCACCATGTCACACAGAGGGGGAACAACCGCAGCCAGGTGTTCTTTGATGATGACGACCGACGGTTCTACCTCTGGACGCTGGCCCAGTACCGGAGAAAGTACGGGGTGGACATCTGGGGCTACTGCCTGATGGATAATCATGTGCATGCTTTGGCGGTACCGCACGAGCCTGAGTCGCTTGCCCGCTGCTTTGCCGGCACAAACCTGGTCTACACCCAGCATGTCAACCGGAAGCAGCACCGGAGCGGCAGGCTCTGGCAGAACCGGTTCTACTCCTGCCCGGTAAGCAAAGACGAGTACCTCTGGCCCGTCCTGAGATACATCGACCGGAACCCGGTCCGCACGCAGACCGAGCGTCTGGCCTGGGATTACCGGTGGTCCAGCGCCCGTCACCACGTCACCGGTGAAGCCGACCCGCTGCTGAACGAGCCAGACTGGCTCTCAGAGGAGCTGCAGCAACGGAAGTACCGCAGCTACCTGCGAGACGAGCCGGAAGAGACTGCCGAAGAGATCCGGCGTACGACCATGACCGGCCGGCCCCTCGGAGGCAATGCCTTCCTCTCAACCTTGGAATCGAGACTCGACCGTGTGCTGGGCGTCCAGAAGCGGGGCAGACCCCGCAAGGATGACGGAAAATAG
- the ftcD gene encoding glutamate formimidoyltransferase: MRKIVECVPNFSEGRRPEVIEKIVNVIKSVNGVSMLDQEMDSDHNRAVISFVGEPESVLDAAFKAVKAAAELIDLNQHQGEHPRMGATDVVPFVPISGATVEECIEMAKRLAKRIADELLIPTYLYELAATRPDRVDLAQIRRGEFEGLREAIRTDPDRAPDFGRPELHSTAGATVVGVRAPLVAYNVNLATTDLKVAERVAKAIRFRDGGFRYAKALGFEVKEKGCVQVSINMTDYTKTPLYRVFETVKREAARWGVNVIESEIVGLVPQGALNASARYFLQLNGFKKDQILENRLVPAKGLPDFLNDLASSAPTPGGGSAAALNGAVGVALMTMVANLTAGKKGYEEFSDELSAVRDRLLPLRERFVTLIDEDAESFKKVMSAYRLPKMTEAEKQERAKAVSEALKVAAEIPFKTMKLALDVLKQCRPIVEYGNKNSITDAGVGTMNLDSCFRGARLNVLTNLSGIKDEAWVAAKRETMDEMASEMDALVKEYGNTVAKRMGD, translated from the coding sequence ATGCGCAAGATAGTCGAGTGCGTCCCCAACTTCAGCGAGGGACGCCGGCCTGAGGTAATCGAGAAGATTGTCAACGTTATCAAATCGGTCAACGGCGTTTCCATGCTCGACCAGGAAATGGACTCCGACCACAACCGGGCGGTCATCAGTTTTGTCGGCGAGCCGGAGTCGGTGCTCGACGCCGCTTTCAAGGCGGTGAAGGCCGCGGCCGAGTTGATTGACCTGAACCAGCACCAGGGCGAGCACCCGCGCATGGGCGCGACCGACGTCGTGCCGTTCGTGCCGATTTCGGGCGCGACCGTCGAGGAGTGCATCGAAATGGCCAAGCGCCTGGCCAAGAGGATTGCCGACGAACTGCTGATTCCGACCTACCTCTACGAACTGGCAGCTACCCGGCCGGACCGGGTGGACCTTGCCCAGATACGGCGCGGCGAGTTCGAGGGCCTGCGGGAGGCGATTCGCACCGACCCGGACCGGGCGCCGGATTTCGGCCGACCGGAACTGCATTCGACCGCCGGGGCCACGGTCGTCGGCGTCCGTGCGCCGCTCGTAGCTTACAATGTCAACCTGGCCACGACCGACCTGAAGGTGGCCGAGCGCGTCGCCAAGGCTATCCGGTTCCGCGACGGCGGGTTCCGATATGCCAAGGCGCTCGGGTTCGAGGTCAAGGAAAAGGGGTGCGTTCAGGTTTCCATCAACATGACCGACTACACGAAGACGCCGCTTTACCGGGTCTTCGAGACCGTGAAACGCGAGGCAGCCCGGTGGGGCGTGAACGTCATCGAGTCGGAGATAGTCGGTCTCGTGCCGCAGGGAGCGTTGAACGCGAGCGCGCGCTACTTCCTGCAGCTAAACGGCTTCAAGAAGGACCAGATTCTCGAGAACCGGCTGGTGCCGGCCAAAGGTCTGCCCGATTTCCTGAACGACCTGGCTTCGTCCGCGCCGACCCCGGGCGGGGGTTCGGCCGCCGCGCTGAACGGAGCAGTCGGCGTGGCCCTGATGACGATGGTCGCCAACCTGACCGCGGGCAAGAAGGGCTACGAGGAGTTCTCCGACGAGCTGTCGGCGGTGCGCGACCGGCTGCTGCCACTGCGCGAGCGGTTCGTGACGCTGATTGACGAGGACGCGGAGTCGTTCAAGAAGGTGATGAGCGCGTACCGGCTGCCGAAGATGACTGAGGCGGAGAAGCAGGAGAGAGCGAAAGCGGTCAGCGAGGCCCTCAAGGTTGCGGCCGAGATCCCCTTCAAGACCATGAAGCTCGCGCTCGACGTGCTCAAGCAGTGCCGGCCTATCGTCGAGTACGGCAACAAGAACTCGATCACCGACGCCGGCGTCGGGACGATGAATCTGGATTCCTGTTTCCGGGGTGCGCGTCTCAACGTCCTCACCAATCTCTCCGGCATCAAGGACGAGGCCTGGGTGGCGGCGAAACGCGAGACCATGGATGAGATGGCATCGGAAATGGATGCGCTGGTGAAGGAGTACGGCAACACAGTCGCCAAGAGAATGGGCGACTGA
- a CDS encoding DUF4159 domain-containing protein, whose product MLLVLLICGFAGAQLQIARLKYGGGGDWYNDPDAVPNLAREINSRTNIRVSADEAQISLLDEKLYQYPFLFMTGHGNISLTDDEVKRLRHFLETGGFLYADDDYGMDASFRREMARVFPNSQLVELGFDHPVYHEVFDFPAGLPKIHEHADGPPRGYGIFVGGRMVVFYTFNTNISDGWTAAHKDPPEVREQAFRVGINIVSYFLTN is encoded by the coding sequence CTGCTTCTGGTTCTTCTCATCTGTGGTTTCGCGGGAGCGCAACTGCAGATAGCCCGGTTGAAGTACGGCGGCGGGGGAGACTGGTACAATGACCCGGATGCGGTTCCCAACCTGGCCAGAGAGATCAACTCTCGGACAAACATCAGAGTCTCTGCCGATGAGGCGCAGATCAGCCTGCTCGACGAGAAGCTCTACCAATACCCCTTCCTTTTCATGACCGGGCACGGCAACATCAGTCTCACGGACGACGAGGTGAAGCGACTGCGTCATTTCCTTGAGACCGGCGGCTTCCTGTATGCCGATGACGACTACGGGATGGACGCATCATTCCGGCGCGAGATGGCGCGCGTGTTTCCGAACAGCCAGCTTGTGGAACTCGGATTCGATCACCCGGTCTACCACGAGGTCTTCGACTTCCCGGCCGGTCTCCCCAAGATCCACGAGCACGCCGACGGTCCGCCGCGCGGCTATGGCATCTTTGTCGGCGGACGCATGGTCGTGTTCTACACTTTCAATACTAACATCTCGGACGGCTGGACCGCGGCCCACAAAGACCCGCCGGAAGTGCGCGAACAGGCGTTTCGGGTGGGAATCAACATCGTCTCCTACTTCCTGACCAACTGA
- a CDS encoding VOC family protein, which translates to MPKLVHWEIPVVDMKRAQEFYEKLFGWKFQSWGEAGDYTLFDSGESTGGALMKVDKMPEPAIRVYVGVDDMPAVLDRAVALGGKVGQPKSDIGGGMGFAGSLLDPWGCLIGLWSEK; encoded by the coding sequence ATGCCAAAACTGGTACATTGGGAGATACCGGTCGTAGACATGAAGCGTGCGCAGGAGTTCTACGAGAAGCTGTTCGGCTGGAAGTTCCAGTCGTGGGGCGAAGCCGGCGACTACACCCTGTTCGATTCCGGCGAGAGCACGGGGGGCGCACTGATGAAGGTCGACAAGATGCCCGAGCCGGCGATCCGCGTGTACGTCGGGGTAGACGACATGCCAGCCGTGCTGGACCGGGCGGTTGCTCTCGGCGGCAAGGTCGGCCAGCCGAAGTCAGACATCGGTGGCGGGATGGGCTTTGCCGGGTCGCTGCTCGACCCGTGGGGCTGTCTTATTGGGCTCTGGTCCGAGAAGTAG